A portion of the Lampris incognitus isolate fLamInc1 chromosome 9, fLamInc1.hap2, whole genome shotgun sequence genome contains these proteins:
- the hapln2 gene encoding hyaluronan and proteoglycan link protein 2, which translates to MNAAALLLLLTASYFTCSSSTCALSRAGQKELKYLIEPLVYAEVSGRRGENVTLPCILRTKPAHYNVKWTKLEPEHVGPQNIVIISNGHTSKPYGQIGPRASLRQAHPMDASLQLHHLELEDGGRYRCELINGIDDENVVVPLRIEGVVFPYQSKDGRYKFTFEEAKKACAEQDGILATFKQLFTAWTEGLDWCNAGWLGDGTVRYPVIVPRAPCGGELAPGIRSYGLRDKTHHRFDAFCFTSVTSGSVLYIRGPFSYGQAVQACKNKMADLALVGQLYSAWHFRNYDQCDGGWLKDGSVRFPISTPRKRCGGLLEPGIRSFGFPKNNQSLYGAFCYR; encoded by the exons ATGAACGctgcagctcttcttcttctgctgacaGCGAGTTACTTCACCTGCTCCTCGTCTACATGCGCCCTCAGCAGAGCAG GGCAAAAGGAGCTGAAATACCTGATCGAGCCGCTTGTATACGCTGAGGTCTCCGGCCGCAGGGGAGAGAACGTCACCCTTCCATGTATTCTCAGAACCAAACCAGCTCATTACAATGTCAAATGGACCAAACTGGAACCAGAACATGTGGGACCACAGAACATTGTCATTATATCAAACGGACACACCTCCAAACCCTATGGTCAAATTGGACCACGAGCTTCTCTTCGGCAGGCTCACCCCATGGACGCCTCGCTGCAGCTCCACCATCTTGAGCTGGAAGATGGAGGCAGGTATCGCTGTGAGCTGATCAACGGCATCGATGATGAAAACGTTGTTGTCCCTCTTAGGATTGAAG GGGTTGTGTTCCCATATCAGAGTAAAGATGGCCGCTACAAATTCACTTtcgaggaggcaaagaaggcctGTGCTGAGCAGGACGGCATCTTAGCCACATTCAAACAGCTCTTCACAG cCTGGACCGAGGGGCTGGACTGGTGCAACGCAGGCTGGCTGGGTGATGGGACGGTCCGTTATCCCGTCATCGTTCCACGGGCCCCGTGTGGAGGAGAGCTCGCGCCGGGCATCCGCAGCTACGGACTGAGAGACAAAACTCACCACCGCTTTGACGCCTTCTGCTTCACTTCAGTGACATCTG GGTCCGTGTTATACATCAGAGGGCCATTCTCTTATGGCCAGGCAGTGCAGGCATGTAAAAATAAAATGGCTGACTTGGCCTTGGTAGGCCAGCTTTATTCAGCCTGGCATTTCCGGAACTATGACCAGTGTGATGGCGGATGGCTGAAAGATGGCAGCGTGCGGTTTCCCATCTCCACACCCAGGAAACGCTGCGGAGGACTGCTTGAGCCAGGAATACGCTCCTTCGGGTTTCCTAAAAATAACCAGAGTCTTTACGGAGCCTTTTGCTATAGGTAG